The following proteins are co-located in the Silene latifolia isolate original U9 population chromosome 1, ASM4854445v1, whole genome shotgun sequence genome:
- the LOC141601539 gene encoding uncharacterized protein LOC141601539 → MARKLSNVRLISYAPELEGGKPLYVSSNCLPFNVSKFEPAGHAFHEAALRLAGYFQDESDSDTSSISNDKEQSHIPSFESYSSKSKKKKGADGKQQQDHYALLGLSNLRYLATEEQIRKSYREVALKFHPDKQATLLLAEKTEESREAKKDEIENHFKAIQEAYEALIDPQKRRVFDSTDEFDDEIPTDCAPQDFYKVFGPAFMRNSRWSVNQPVPSIGDDNSPFDEVEKFYDFWYAFKSWREFSHEDEMDLEQAESRDHKRWMERQNAKLTEKARKEEYVRIRSLVDNAYKKDPRIVRKKEFERAEKQRKKQAKFLAKKLQEEEAARAAEVERLRKEEEDKRAAETALNVKKAKEKEKKLLRKERARLRALTSELVSQHVFDISGDDIETLCMSLDMERLKGLCDKIDGKLSVEKARHVRDLLGRQDNAEFEKRMEEKIPKENGIVDSNGSTSKGGNEKKEKPWGKEEIDLLRKAVVKYPKGTSRRWEVVSEFLGTGRSVEEILKATKTVLLQKPDSSKAFDSFLEKRKPTASISSPLSTRDEVEGAPIMNGHGESPSSTSKEQEKAVETSSSNPVISGSDQDVWSAVQEKALVQALKTFPKDAPQRWERVATAVPGKNVNQCKKKFASLKETFRSKKVAG, encoded by the coding sequence ATGGCCCGAAAATTGAGTAATGTTCGACTGATATCTTACGCGCCAGAATTAGAAGGTGGTAAACCACTATATGTTTCTTCAAACTGCCTTCCCTTCAACGTGTCAAAGTTTGAACCTGCTGGGCATGCTTTTCATGAAGCAGCATTAAGACTTGCCGGTTACTTTCAAGATGAATCTGACAGTGATACTTCGAGTATTTCAAATGATAAAGAGCAAAGTCATATTCCTTCGTTTGAATCATATAGCAGTAAGAGCAAGAAGAAAAAGGGTGCTGATGGTAAGCAACAACAAGATCATTATGCGTTACTTGGCTTGTCAAATTTAAGGTATCTCGCCACGGAGGAGCAAATACGAAAGAGTTATCGCGAGGTTGCTTTGAAATTTCATCCTGACAAACAAGCTACACTCCTTCTAGCTGAAAAAACTGAAGAATCTCGAGAAGCAAAGAAGGATGAGATTGAAAACCATTTCAAAGCCATTCAAGAAGCCTACGAGGCCTTGATTGACCCTCAAAAGAGACGGGTTTTTGATTCCACTGATGAGTTTGATGACGAGATCCCCACTGATTGTGCCCCGCAAGACTTCTATAAAGTTTTTGGTCCAGCTTTTATGAGGAATAGCCGGTGGTCTGTAAACCAACCTGTACCTTCAATAGGAGATGACAATTCTCCTTTTGACGAGGTTGAGAAATTTTATGACTTTTGGTATGCTTTTAAAAGCTGGAGAGAATTTTCCCATGAAGATGAAATGGACCTTGAGCAAGCAGAATCTCGAGATCACAAAAGATGGATGGAACGACAGAATGCAAAGCTCACCGAGAAAGCCAGAAAGGAAGAATATGTACGCATACGCTCTCTTGTTGACAATGCGTATAAAAAAGATCCTAGAATTGTTAGGAAGAAAGAATTTGAGCGAGCGGAAAAGCAACGTAAAAAGCAAGCCAAATTTTTGGCGAAGAAATTGCAGGAAGAAGAAGCTGCCCGAGCTGCTGAAGTGGAGAGACTTAGGAAAGAGGAGGAAGATAAAAGAGCTGCTGAAACTGCCTTGAATGTTAAGAAGGCCAAGGAGAAAGAGAAGAAGCTTCTCCGTAAAGAGCGGGCTCGTCTTCGTGCACTTACTAGTGAACTTGTATCTCAGCATGTATTTGACATATCTGGTGACGACATAGAAACCCTCTGCATGTCACTGGATATGGAGCGGCTCAAGGGTTTGTGCGACAAGATAGATGGGAAGTTAAGTGTGGAGAAAGCTAGACATGTTAGAGACTTACTTGGTCGTCAAGATAATGCAGAGTTTGAGAAGAGAATGGAGGAAAAGATTCCTAAAGAAAATGGTATTGTGGATTCTAATGGCAGTACGTCAAAAGGTGGCAATGAAAAGAAAGAGAAACCTTGGGGTAAGGAAGAAATTGATCTCCTTAGGAAAGCTGTGGTAAAATACCCAAAAGGTACATCAAGAAGGTGGGAGGTTGTATCGGAGTTTCTTGGTACTGGAAGGTCAGTGGAGGAAATTCTGAAAGCTACAAAAACGGTTCTTCTGCAAAAGCCAGATTCTTCGAAAGCATTTGATTCATTCCTTGAGAAAAGGAAACCAACCGCATCTATTTCATCCCCGCTTTCTACGAGAGATGAAGTTGAAGGTGCTCCAATTATGAATGGTCATGGTGAGTCACCAAGCAGTACTAGTAAAGAACAAGAGAAAGCAGTTGAAACTTCTTCTAGTAATCCCGTTATTTCGGGATCTGACCAAGATGTATGGTCGGCTGTTCAAGAAAAGGCCCTAGTCCAGGCTCTAAAAACATTCCCGAAGGATGCCCCTCAGCGTTGGGAGCGTGTTGCCACTGCAGTTCCGGGAAAGAATGTAAACCAGTGCAAGAAGAAATTTGCTTCGCTCAAGGAGACCTTCAGAAGCAAGAAAGTTGCTGGTTAG